In the Helianthus annuus cultivar XRQ/B chromosome 11, HanXRQr2.0-SUNRISE, whole genome shotgun sequence genome, one interval contains:
- the LOC110891217 gene encoding benzyl alcohol O-benzoyltransferase, which produces MSQQTTTTPLTFTVRRHEPELIVPAKPTPRELKPLSDIDDQEGLRFHIPLIHIYQSNPKMGNKNPASVIRDALAKALVFYYPFAGRLKEGPGRKLMVDCSGQGALFIEAEADVTLKQFGVELQPPFPCREELLYDVPGSSGILDSPLLLIQVTRLLCGAFILVVRFSHTMCDAFGYVQFLTALSEMAKGASTPSTLPIWQRELLCARDPPRVTCIHHEYDDVADTDGITIPLENMETRSFFFGPTEISAIRRFVPTHLKRCTTFEVLTACLWRCRTIALQPNPDDEMRMMTIVNARLKFNPRIPVGYYGNVFAYPAAMSKARDLCNKPLGHALELVMKAKSEVTEEYLKSVADLMVIKGRPNFTTVGSYIVSDVTRAGLLEIDFGWGYAVYAGPDYHVAGFYTRHINHKGESGIVVPIWLPCVAMKRFVKELDIMLARDDNNDHVNHKHVLAHSKL; this is translated from the exons ATGTCTCAACAAACCACCACCACTCCATTGACATTCACCGTCCGGAGACATGAGCCGGAACTCATCGTTCCTGCTAAACCGACACCTCGAGAACTGAAGCCTCTCTCCGACATTGACGATCAAGAAGGCCTTAGGTTTCATATTCCACTGATTCATATTTACCAAAGCAATCCAAAAATGGGAAATAAGAATCCGGCGAGTGTGATCAGGGATGCGTTGGCTAAGGCATTGGTGTTTTACTATCCGTTCGCGGGCAGGCTAAAGGAAGGTCCAGGGAGGAAGCTTATGGTGGATTGCTCGGGCCAGGGTGCGTTGTTTATCGAGGCGGAGGCAGATGTTACGCTGAAGCAGTTTGGGGTGGAGCTTCAGCCGCCGTTCCCGTGTAGGGAAGAGCTTCTTTATGATGTTCCTGGCTCCAGTGGCATCCTTGATTCACCATTGTTGTTGATTCAG GTGACACGACTCTTATGTGGAGCTTTCATCCTCGTTGTACGATTTAGTCATACAATGTGCGATGCGTTCGGATATGTACAATTTCTCACAGCATTGAGTGAAATGGCAAAAGGCGCATCCACACCATCGACATTGCCTATTTGGCAAAGAGAGTTGCTTTGTGCAAGAGACCCGCCGCGCGTGACATGCATTCATCACGAATATGACGATGTGGCAGACACCGATGGTATAACTATCCCGTTGGAAAACATGGAAACTAGGTCATTTTTCTTTGGACCAACTGAGATTTCCGCCATTCGTAGGTTTGTTCCAACACACCTGAAACGTTGTACCACATTTGAGGTCCTAACAGCTTGTCTTTGGCGTTGTCGTACAATCGCACTCCAACCAAACCCTGATGATGAAATGCGCATGATGACCATTGTCAACGCACGTTTAAAGTTCAACCCTCGGATCCCCGTAGGATACTATGGAAATGTTTTCGCCTACCCGGCTGCCATGTCCAAAGCTCGAGACCTATGTAACAAACCGCTAGGACACGCTTTGGAGCTTGTGATGAAAGCCAAATCTGAAGTCACCGAAGAGTACCTGAAATCCGTCGCAGATCTGATGGTAATCAAAGGACGACCCAACTTCACAACTGTTGGAAGCTATATCGTGTCAGACGTGACACGTGCTGGATTACTTGAAATTGATTTCGGGTGGGGATACGCGGTCTATGCCGGGCCTGATTACCATGTTGCTGGTTTCTATACACGTCATATAAATCATAAGGGTGAGTCTGGAATCGTGGTACCCATATGGTTGCCGTGTGTTGCTATGAAGAGATTCGTCAAAGAGCTAGATATAATGTTGGCGCGAGACGATAACAATGATCATGTTAACCACAAACACGTACTCGCTCATTCCAAACTATAG